From a region of the Thermus caldilimi genome:
- the nadB gene encoding L-aspartate oxidase, whose translation MERVDLLVLGAGVAGVYAALAAEERGAKVLLLSKDPLPSGSTPWAQGGVAFPLDEADLEAHLQDTLRAGRGLVEERVARSILEEAPRHLERLLALGLPFHPQPTREGGHSRARVRHLGGDRSGLFLLRELLARLKSPILEGYMAVSLLLEGERVAGALALGPEGVKEVRAGAVLLATGGLGRLFPVTTNPEGATGDGMALAYLAGATLRDLEFVQFHPTALPDGSLVSEACRGEGAILINAQGQRFMPRYDPLAELAPRDVVARAVHRERARTGGVYLDLRPIPHLESRFPTVVAAARALGLDPLKEPVPVAPAAHYAMGGVKTDLQGFTGIPGLYAAGEVASTGFHGANRLASNSLLEGLVMGQRAAEAALQDLTSPKAPEPLPAYLLDPIYLETLRQRMGQAAGVVRRCEDLAEALAFMTALPLKEVVPGLQEGSLGLRPALEAGNLAFLARLLLRMALFREESRGAHFREDFPQAGGAAYHLEAEGPYLHRVPVGV comes from the coding sequence ATGGAGAGGGTAGACCTCCTCGTCTTGGGAGCCGGGGTGGCAGGGGTCTACGCCGCCTTGGCGGCGGAGGAAAGGGGAGCTAAGGTCCTCCTTCTCAGCAAGGACCCCTTGCCCTCGGGTTCCACCCCCTGGGCCCAAGGGGGGGTAGCCTTCCCTTTGGATGAAGCCGACCTGGAAGCCCACCTTCAGGACACCCTTAGGGCCGGGCGGGGTTTGGTGGAGGAGCGTGTGGCCCGGTCCATCCTGGAGGAAGCCCCCCGGCATTTGGAGAGGCTTCTTGCCCTGGGGCTTCCCTTCCACCCCCAGCCCACCCGGGAAGGAGGCCATTCCCGGGCCCGGGTGCGGCACCTGGGGGGGGACCGAAGCGGCCTTTTTCTTCTCCGGGAGCTTCTTGCCCGGCTTAAAAGCCCGATCCTCGAGGGGTACATGGCGGTAAGCCTTCTCCTGGAGGGGGAAAGGGTGGCAGGGGCCTTGGCCTTGGGGCCGGAAGGGGTTAAGGAGGTGCGAGCCGGGGCAGTCCTTTTGGCCACGGGAGGCCTGGGGCGACTTTTCCCGGTGACCACCAACCCTGAAGGGGCCACGGGGGACGGGATGGCCCTGGCCTATCTGGCGGGAGCCACCCTCAGGGATCTGGAGTTCGTCCAGTTTCACCCCACCGCCCTCCCCGATGGGAGCCTGGTGAGCGAGGCGTGCCGGGGAGAAGGGGCCATCTTGATCAACGCCCAAGGGCAACGGTTTATGCCCCGCTACGATCCCTTGGCGGAGCTGGCCCCCCGGGATGTGGTGGCCCGGGCGGTGCACCGGGAGAGGGCGAGGACCGGCGGGGTTTACCTGGACCTGAGGCCCATTCCCCACCTGGAGTCCCGCTTCCCCACGGTGGTGGCCGCAGCCCGGGCCTTGGGCTTGGACCCCTTGAAGGAGCCTGTGCCCGTGGCCCCAGCCGCCCACTATGCCATGGGGGGCGTAAAGACTGACCTCCAGGGCTTTACGGGCATCCCCGGCCTTTATGCTGCCGGGGAGGTGGCCTCCACGGGTTTCCACGGGGCAAACCGCCTGGCCTCCAATAGCCTCCTGGAAGGCTTGGTTATGGGGCAAAGGGCAGCCGAAGCGGCTCTGCAGGATCTCACCTCCCCCAAGGCACCGGAGCCCCTTCCCGCCTATCTTCTGGACCCCATTTACCTGGAAACATTACGCCAACGGATGGGCCAGGCAGCCGGGGTGGTGCGCCGGTGCGAGGACTTGGCGGAGGCTTTGGCCTTTATGACAGCCCTCCCGCTAAAGGAGGTAGTCCCGGGCCTCCAAGAGGGGTCTTTGGGGCTGCGCCCGGCCTTGGAAGCGGGGAACCTCGCCTTCCTGGCCCGGCTCCTCCTCAGGATGGCCCTCTTCCGGGAGGAAAGCCGGGGAGCCCACTTCCGCGAGGACTTCCCTCAGGCAGGAGGGGCAGCCTACCACCTGGAGGCTGAAGGCCCCTACCTTCACCGAGTTCCGGTGGGGGTATAA
- the nadA gene encoding quinolinate synthase NadA: MERDLLIQEVLRLKAERQAVILAHSYQLPEVQEVADFVGDSLGLAREAQRTKAKVIVFAGVHFMAETAAILNPEKTVLLPDLEAGCSLADSIRPEDILAWREANPEGIVVAYVNTKAEVKALADVCVTSANAAEVVARLPKDRPIFFVPDMFLGAHVARVTGRKLDLFPGECHVHAGIREEHIKALLEEHPGAEFMIHPECGCGSSCLFLKPDAKMLSTEGMVRYARKAEAKEFVVATEVGILHRLAKEAPGKAFIPVKPDAICEYMKRITLEKVYLSLKEMRHVVQVPEEVARRARRALEAMVAVG, translated from the coding sequence ATGGAAAGGGATCTTCTCATCCAAGAGGTTCTCCGTCTGAAGGCGGAGCGGCAGGCGGTCATCCTAGCCCACTCCTACCAGCTCCCCGAGGTGCAGGAGGTGGCGGACTTCGTGGGGGACTCCCTGGGTCTAGCCCGGGAGGCCCAAAGAACCAAGGCGAAGGTCATCGTCTTCGCCGGGGTGCACTTCATGGCGGAAACCGCCGCCATCCTGAACCCGGAGAAAACCGTCCTCCTTCCTGACCTGGAGGCGGGCTGCTCCCTGGCGGACAGCATCCGCCCCGAAGACATCCTGGCTTGGAGGGAGGCCAACCCCGAGGGCATCGTGGTGGCCTACGTGAACACCAAGGCCGAGGTGAAGGCTTTGGCGGACGTGTGCGTCACCAGCGCCAATGCGGCGGAGGTGGTGGCCCGCCTGCCCAAGGACCGGCCCATCTTCTTCGTGCCCGACATGTTCCTCGGGGCCCACGTGGCCCGGGTGACGGGGAGGAAGCTGGACCTCTTCCCCGGGGAGTGCCACGTGCACGCGGGGATCCGCGAGGAGCACATCAAGGCCCTTTTGGAGGAGCACCCAGGGGCGGAGTTCATGATCCATCCCGAGTGCGGGTGCGGCAGTAGTTGCCTTTTCCTCAAGCCTGACGCCAAGATGCTCTCCACCGAGGGTATGGTGCGCTACGCCAGGAAGGCGGAGGCCAAGGAGTTCGTGGTGGCCACGGAGGTGGGGATCCTCCACCGCCTCGCCAAGGAGGCTCCGGGCAAGGCCTTCATCCCGGTGAAGCCGGATGCCATCTGCGAGTACATGAAGCGGATCACCCTGGAGAAGGTTTACCTGTCCCTTAAGGAGATGCGCCACGTGGTCCAGGTCCCCGAGGAGGTGGCCCGCAGGGCCCGGCGGGCCCTTGAGGCCATGGTGGCGGTGGGCTGA
- the nadC gene encoding carboxylating nicotinate-nucleotide diphosphorylase gives MVPSETLKAWLLEDLGHGDLTTLLTVPEDPWSRAVILAKEEGVIAGLPVAKEVFFLADARIAFTALVGEGEKVGLGQEVARLEGPLRGILAGERLALNLLQRLSGIATLTRAYVEALKGTKAQVLDTRKTTPGLRALEKYAVRVGGGRNHRHGLFDGILIKENHIRAAGGVAEAVKRAKAGAPHYLKVEVEVTSLAELEEALEAGADLLLLDNFSMEDLREAVRRVGGRVLLEASGNMTLERARAAAEAGVDYVSVGALTHSAKALDLSLLVVHP, from the coding sequence ATGGTGCCTTCGGAAACCCTAAAGGCCTGGCTCCTCGAGGACCTCGGCCATGGGGACCTCACCACCCTCCTCACGGTGCCGGAGGATCCTTGGAGCCGCGCCGTCATCCTGGCCAAGGAGGAAGGCGTTATCGCTGGATTGCCAGTTGCCAAGGAGGTTTTTTTCCTGGCGGATGCCCGCATTGCCTTCACCGCTTTGGTGGGAGAAGGAGAAAAGGTGGGCCTCGGCCAAGAGGTAGCCCGCCTCGAGGGGCCCTTAAGGGGCATCCTGGCTGGGGAAAGGCTTGCCCTCAACCTCCTCCAACGCCTATCCGGCATCGCCACCCTCACCCGGGCCTACGTGGAGGCCCTCAAAGGAACCAAGGCCCAGGTCCTGGACACCCGCAAGACCACCCCGGGCCTGAGGGCCCTGGAGAAGTACGCGGTGCGGGTGGGCGGGGGGAGGAACCACCGCCATGGCCTTTTCGACGGGATCCTTATCAAGGAGAACCACATCCGGGCGGCGGGAGGCGTGGCCGAGGCGGTGAAAAGGGCCAAGGCCGGGGCTCCCCACTACCTGAAGGTGGAGGTGGAGGTGACGAGCCTGGCCGAGCTGGAGGAGGCCCTGGAAGCGGGGGCGGACCTCCTTCTTCTGGATAACTTCTCCATGGAGGACCTCCGCGAGGCCGTGCGCCGGGTGGGGGGGCGGGTACTTTTGGAGGCTAGCGGCAACATGACCCTGGAAAGAGCCCGGGCCGCAGCCGAAGCAGGCGTGGACTACGTGAGCGTGGGGGCCCTAACCCATTCCGCCAAGGCTTTAGACCTCTCCCTCCTGGTGGTGCACCCCTGA
- a CDS encoding bacterial transcriptional activator domain-containing protein has translation MLRVLGGLELEGHTFHRLKPLLLLAYLALEGPKARRHLAQLFWPRAQDPLNSLSVALNQLKPTGAIEGNEILRARVSTDLEALRQALREGHLEEARRLYRGTFLEGVELPLGEELEEWVWSARERVALEVHGAFASQARAFYLLGLPERGKALLDEAQALPGVGLALEGAGEEFHPHAAPDLSSQLTYIPFASSTTVYVSVSAIFSPQAVLGLDSNNPASFSAITDIALVHATNQYTQSGTGSITLP, from the coding sequence ATGCTCCGGGTGCTGGGAGGGCTGGAGTTGGAGGGGCATACCTTCCACCGTTTAAAACCCCTTTTGTTGCTTGCCTATTTAGCCTTGGAGGGTCCCAAGGCCCGCCGACACCTGGCCCAGCTCTTCTGGCCCCGGGCCCAGGACCCCTTGAATAGTCTCTCCGTGGCCTTGAACCAGCTGAAGCCCACGGGGGCTATAGAGGGGAACGAGATCCTCCGGGCCCGGGTTTCCACGGACCTCGAGGCCCTCCGCCAAGCTCTGAGGGAAGGTCACCTGGAGGAAGCCCGCCGGCTTTACCGGGGAACCTTCCTGGAGGGGGTGGAGCTTCCCTTGGGAGAGGAACTGGAGGAGTGGGTGTGGAGCGCTCGGGAGCGAGTCGCCCTGGAGGTCCATGGGGCCTTTGCCTCCCAGGCCCGGGCTTTTTACCTCCTGGGCCTTCCGGAAAGGGGAAAGGCCCTCTTGGACGAAGCCCAGGCCCTACCGGGGGTGGGTTTGGCCCTCGAGGGAGCCGGGGAGGAGTTCCATCCACATGCCGCACCGGATCTTTCCAGCCAGCTTACCTATATCCCCTTCGCCTCGTCCACCACGGTCTATGTTTCCGTGAGCGCCATCTTTTCTCCCCAGGCGGTTTTGGGCCTGGATAGCAATAACCCCGCTTCGTTTAGCGCTATCACCGATATTGCCTTAGTCCACGCCACCAACCAGTACACACAGAGCGGAACTGGCAGCATTACCCTCCCGTAG
- a CDS encoding thioredoxin domain-containing protein encodes MANRLRGSRSPYLLQHAEDPVDWYPFGEEAFATALQEDKPIFLSVGYSACHWCHVMHRESFQDPEVAGILNRHFIPVKVDREERPDVDAAYMQALISLTGQGGWPMSLFLTPEGKPFFGGTYFPKEDRGSLPSFRRVLQAVARAWREEREAITQEAERLSQALWRSLTPPPGPVPQDGEEKALSFLARSFDPEWGGLLPAPKFPQGNLLLYLLALAWRGEEEARRMLHKTLRAMALGGIYDQVGGGFHRYAVDRFWYLPHFEKMLYDNALLARVYLGAYRVFADPLFLRVAWETLNWLLSMQSPGQGGFYTALDAESGGEEGRYYTWTPDELRAALGEDYPLAHRYFALGKASPLEEGESPAYVLTAWGEEEITKELGEGFAVWRERLRARLLASRRRRMPPNLDDKVLADGSALAVRALAEAGRLLRDGRYLMAARRGAHFLVETMGRDGLIRHVWRAGALGEEAFLQDQSFTALALLELYTATGEWPYLERARSLAEAAWEVFRKEGLEGPSTRPALNSLPLPAREVEETTLPSGKSALAEAFWRLQAAFGGDYRRRAQLLLEEGALWLERHPHALPGLLLVHRLLKEGTELALPTPSPILESVRELYLPLTQLVVGPADALPGLRGREPGRAYLCREGACRLPVEEANSLVEEVRAVYGG; translated from the coding sequence ATGGCCAACCGCCTAAGGGGTTCTAGAAGCCCTTACCTCCTCCAGCACGCGGAAGACCCCGTGGACTGGTACCCCTTTGGAGAGGAAGCCTTTGCCACGGCTCTGCAGGAGGATAAACCCATCTTCCTCTCCGTGGGGTACAGTGCCTGTCACTGGTGCCACGTGATGCACCGGGAGTCCTTCCAAGACCCCGAGGTGGCGGGGATCCTCAACCGGCACTTCATCCCGGTGAAGGTGGATCGGGAGGAACGGCCCGATGTGGACGCCGCCTATATGCAGGCCCTCATCAGCCTCACCGGCCAGGGGGGCTGGCCCATGAGCCTCTTCCTCACCCCGGAGGGCAAACCCTTCTTCGGGGGAACGTATTTCCCCAAGGAAGACCGCGGAAGCCTTCCCTCTTTTAGACGGGTCCTCCAGGCGGTAGCCCGGGCCTGGCGGGAGGAACGGGAAGCCATCACCCAGGAGGCGGAGCGCCTTTCCCAGGCTCTTTGGCGAAGTCTGACTCCTCCTCCCGGACCTGTGCCCCAGGATGGGGAGGAAAAGGCTTTGTCGTTTCTTGCCCGCTCCTTTGACCCGGAGTGGGGTGGGCTTCTCCCCGCACCCAAGTTTCCCCAAGGGAATCTGCTCCTTTATCTCCTGGCCCTGGCCTGGCGGGGCGAGGAGGAGGCCCGCAGGATGCTCCATAAGACCCTAAGGGCTATGGCCCTGGGTGGGATCTACGACCAGGTGGGTGGAGGGTTCCACCGCTACGCCGTGGACCGCTTCTGGTATCTCCCCCACTTTGAAAAGATGCTATACGACAACGCCCTCTTGGCCCGCGTCTACCTGGGAGCTTACCGGGTTTTCGCCGACCCCCTTTTTCTCAGGGTGGCTTGGGAAACCCTGAACTGGCTTCTTTCCATGCAAAGCCCTGGCCAAGGAGGGTTCTACACGGCTTTGGATGCGGAGAGCGGGGGGGAGGAAGGACGCTATTACACCTGGACCCCGGACGAGCTACGGGCGGCTTTAGGGGAGGATTACCCCCTAGCCCACCGCTATTTTGCCCTGGGAAAGGCCTCGCCCCTGGAGGAAGGAGAATCTCCCGCGTACGTGCTTACCGCCTGGGGTGAGGAAGAGATAACGAAGGAGCTGGGGGAAGGCTTTGCAGTCTGGCGGGAGCGCCTCCGGGCTAGGCTCCTTGCCTCGAGGCGGCGCCGTATGCCTCCCAACTTGGACGACAAGGTCTTAGCCGACGGGTCTGCCTTGGCGGTGCGGGCTTTGGCCGAGGCGGGCAGGCTTTTAAGGGACGGCCGCTACTTGATGGCAGCCCGGCGAGGGGCCCACTTCTTGGTGGAAACCATGGGCAGGGACGGCCTTATACGCCACGTGTGGCGGGCCGGGGCCCTAGGGGAAGAGGCTTTCCTGCAAGACCAAAGCTTCACCGCCTTGGCCTTACTGGAGCTTTACACCGCCACCGGCGAGTGGCCTTATCTGGAGAGGGCAAGGTCCTTGGCGGAGGCAGCCTGGGAGGTCTTTCGAAAGGAAGGTCTTGAAGGACCAAGTACCCGTCCCGCCCTGAACTCCCTTCCCCTTCCCGCCAGGGAAGTGGAGGAAACCACCCTTCCCTCTGGTAAAAGCGCCCTGGCCGAGGCCTTCTGGCGCTTACAGGCCGCCTTTGGCGGGGACTACCGAAGGCGGGCCCAGTTGCTTTTGGAGGAAGGGGCTCTGTGGCTTGAGCGCCATCCCCACGCCCTCCCTGGCTTGCTCCTGGTTCACCGCCTGCTTAAGGAAGGAACGGAGCTTGCCCTCCCTACGCCCTCCCCGATTCTGGAGTCGGTACGGGAACTCTATCTACCCCTTACCCAGTTGGTGGTAGGGCCAGCGGATGCCCTTCCGGGCCTTCGCGGGAGGGAGCCCGGAAGGGCTTACCTGTGCCGGGAGGGAGCCTGCCGGCTGCCAGTTGAGGAGGCGAATAGTCTGGTGGAGGAAGTACGGGCGGTCTATGGTGGGTAA
- a CDS encoding thiolase family protein, with translation MPEAWIVEALRTPIGKHGGALASVRPDDLLALALSALIERSGVPKEEVEDVYAGCANQAGEDNRNVARMALLLAGFPVEVAGCTVNRLCGSGLEAVAQAVRAIWAGEGQVYIGSGVESMSRAPFVVPKAERPFPTGNQVMYDTTLGWRLINPKMQALYGTESMGETAENLAEMYKIPREEQDRFALLSHQKATRAWDEGRFAQEVIPVSVKRGKEEVRVEVDEGPRRDTSLEKLAQLRPVFREGGTVTAGNSSPLNDGAAAVLLVSDAYAKTHGLTPLARVRSIAVAGVPPRIMGIGPVPATKKALERAGLTLKDIGLIELNEAFAAQSLAVLREWGLDMEDPRLNPNGGAIAIGHPLGASGARILTTLLHEMRRRKVQFGLATMCIGVGQGIAMVVEAV, from the coding sequence ATGCCCGAAGCCTGGATTGTGGAAGCCCTCAGAACCCCCATCGGCAAGCACGGGGGAGCCCTGGCCAGTGTGCGCCCCGACGATCTCTTGGCCCTCGCCCTCTCCGCCCTCATAGAACGAAGCGGGGTCCCCAAGGAGGAGGTGGAGGATGTCTACGCCGGCTGCGCCAACCAAGCCGGAGAAGACAACCGCAACGTGGCCCGCATGGCCCTCCTCCTGGCGGGTTTCCCCGTGGAAGTGGCGGGGTGCACGGTCAACCGCCTTTGTGGATCCGGCCTGGAGGCTGTGGCCCAGGCGGTACGGGCCATCTGGGCAGGGGAAGGCCAGGTCTACATCGGGAGCGGGGTGGAGTCCATGTCCCGGGCTCCCTTTGTGGTGCCCAAGGCGGAAAGGCCCTTCCCCACCGGCAACCAGGTGATGTACGACACCACCCTGGGCTGGCGCCTGATTAACCCCAAAATGCAGGCCCTTTACGGCACGGAAAGCATGGGGGAAACCGCCGAGAACCTGGCGGAGATGTACAAGATTCCCCGGGAGGAGCAGGACCGCTTCGCCCTCCTCTCCCATCAAAAGGCCACCCGTGCCTGGGACGAGGGGCGCTTCGCCCAAGAAGTGATCCCGGTTTCCGTGAAGCGGGGGAAGGAGGAAGTCCGGGTGGAGGTGGATGAGGGGCCAAGGAGGGATACCTCCCTGGAAAAACTGGCCCAGCTCAGGCCCGTGTTCCGGGAAGGGGGCACCGTCACCGCAGGGAACTCCAGCCCCCTGAACGATGGGGCCGCCGCCGTCCTCCTGGTCTCCGATGCCTACGCCAAAACCCACGGCCTCACCCCCCTGGCCCGGGTGCGGAGCATCGCCGTGGCTGGGGTTCCCCCCAGGATCATGGGCATCGGGCCGGTGCCCGCCACCAAGAAGGCCTTGGAACGGGCAGGGCTTACCCTGAAGGACATCGGTCTGATCGAGCTCAACGAGGCCTTCGCTGCCCAGAGCCTGGCGGTGCTCAGGGAATGGGGCCTGGACATGGAGGACCCCCGCCTGAATCCCAACGGTGGGGCCATTGCCATCGGCCACCCCCTGGGAGCCTCCGGAGCCCGCATCCTCACCACCTTGCTCCACGAAATGCGGCGAAGGAAGGTCCAGTTCGGCCTGGCTACCATGTGCATCGGCGTGGGTCAGGGAATCGCCATGGTGGTGGAAGCGGTGTGA
- the pxpB gene encoding 5-oxoprolinase subunit PxpB: MDGFYLAFGEGLSEEANRLAQALAGLLLKAPPEGLWEAVPAYGTLYLEYDAKRLSRKRLLGLVSCLGTTLAESGEESRLVEIPVRYDGEDLLEVARRTGLPLEEVKRLHQAPLYRVYALGFTPGFPFLAPVEPALRLPRRPHPRPRVPAHAVAMAGPQTGIYPLPSPGGWHLLGTALVAVYDPHREEPFLLRPGDRVRFREAGGSPPPEPSPLALLPQEPRIPALRVEEPGLLDLVVDGGRFLAGHLGLARSGPLDPYSAFLANRLVGNPPGAPLLEVAYRGPVLTALRDVVAAVAGYGLTALLEGEEIPPGRSFFWPRGKTLSFRPKGRGVRVYLAVAGALEGRSFMGSVSPDLRGRIGRPLVAGDILGLGEERAVRPGLAFRQRPLPETFRLRLLPGPQFSWEAFKALVSASFRVVRADRMGVELVGPEVPGGEGLSEATPLGGIQVPPSGRPLVLLVDKGSLGGYAKPARVHPGDFWILGQVWPGAELTFTSRFNREKQHMSSVFAWED, encoded by the coding sequence GTGGACGGGTTTTACCTGGCCTTTGGCGAGGGGCTTTCCGAGGAAGCCAACCGCCTGGCCCAGGCCCTGGCCGGCCTGCTTCTAAAGGCTCCCCCTGAGGGCCTTTGGGAGGCGGTTCCCGCCTACGGCACCCTGTACTTGGAGTACGATGCCAAGCGGCTTTCCCGCAAACGGCTCCTTGGGCTTGTTTCCTGCCTCGGCACCACCTTGGCCGAAAGCGGGGAGGAAAGCAGGCTGGTGGAGATCCCCGTGCGCTACGATGGGGAAGATCTCTTGGAGGTGGCCAGGCGCACGGGGCTTCCCCTGGAGGAGGTGAAGCGCCTGCACCAAGCACCCCTTTACCGGGTCTATGCCCTGGGGTTTACCCCCGGGTTTCCCTTTTTGGCCCCGGTGGAACCGGCCTTGCGCCTGCCCCGTCGCCCCCACCCAAGGCCCAGGGTGCCGGCCCATGCGGTGGCCATGGCTGGGCCCCAGACGGGCATCTACCCCCTGCCCTCCCCTGGGGGGTGGCATCTTTTGGGCACCGCCTTGGTGGCGGTCTACGATCCCCATCGGGAGGAACCCTTTCTCCTTAGGCCCGGGGACCGGGTGCGCTTCCGGGAAGCCGGGGGCTCCCCTCCTCCGGAGCCCAGCCCCTTGGCCCTTCTTCCCCAGGAGCCCAGGATTCCTGCCCTGCGGGTGGAGGAACCGGGTCTTCTGGACCTGGTGGTGGATGGGGGAAGGTTCCTGGCCGGCCACCTGGGCTTGGCCCGTTCCGGGCCCTTGGATCCCTACTCCGCCTTCCTGGCCAACCGCCTGGTGGGGAATCCCCCTGGCGCACCCCTTTTGGAGGTGGCCTACCGGGGCCCGGTCCTTACCGCTCTTAGGGATGTGGTGGCGGCGGTGGCGGGGTATGGGCTTACCGCCCTCCTGGAGGGGGAAGAGATCCCACCGGGCCGGAGCTTTTTCTGGCCTAGGGGCAAAACCCTCTCCTTCCGGCCCAAGGGCCGGGGGGTCAGGGTTTACTTGGCGGTGGCGGGAGCCCTCGAGGGCCGTTCCTTTATGGGCTCCGTGTCCCCAGACCTCCGGGGCAGGATCGGCCGTCCGTTGGTGGCGGGGGATATCTTGGGCCTAGGGGAGGAAAGGGCGGTGCGGCCGGGACTCGCCTTCCGGCAAAGGCCCTTGCCGGAAACCTTTCGCCTCCGTCTCCTTCCCGGGCCTCAGTTTTCCTGGGAGGCCTTTAAGGCCCTGGTTTCCGCCTCTTTCCGGGTGGTGCGGGCGGACCGGATGGGCGTGGAACTCGTGGGGCCGGAAGTGCCCGGGGGGGAAGGGCTTTCCGAAGCTACGCCCTTGGGAGGTATCCAGGTGCCGCCTTCCGGGCGCCCCCTGGTGCTTTTGGTGGACAAGGGGAGCCTTGGGGGCTACGCCAAGCCTGCCAGGGTTCATCCTGGGGATTTTTGGATTCTTGGCCAGGTTTGGCCGGGAGCGGAGCTGACGTTCACGAGCAGATTCAATCGTGAAAAGCAGCACATGTCTTCAGTCTTCGCCTGGGAAGACTAG
- a CDS encoding MDR family MFS transporter has protein sequence MNPTPQEVRFTMIGVLLGVLLAALDQTIVSTAMPRIVGELRGAEYYAWVTTSYLLTSTVSAPIFGRLTELFSRKAVLLWAVSLFLLGSALSGLSQNMTQLILFRGLQGVGGGALFALALTTIAVLFPPRQRGKLAGAFGAIFGLSSAVGPWLGGLLTDHLSWRWVFYINMPVGAVALGFILRYMPRLRPEGREPFDFLGAMLLVLWTVPLMLAFSWGGSTYPWGSPAILGLFTWALLGLLLWIWTETRLPYPLFDLSVFQGRVFSLSAVAAFFYGPAFLGAVAFLPLYLQVVKGVSASQSGITVLPLTLGVVVGSLGGGQLLARFGRYKALLLTSAGFLLALFLVLHFTLTVGTPLAEVVGLFFLLGLGLGPAQSVLNIVAQSGLPKERMGSGTSMVQFMRQIGSTMGIALLGTILAQSLTDHLQGAFPSGTSTPALSRAGEGMALDLDREFARLEDLLVRALKGEEEAYQALMADPFLPGDFKRSLRPGGIPAQFAEVQDLVAKALRGDEGARKAVWADPTLPPEIKVFLLPGGVAQGTLALLERIWSGDGAAREALFQLPWGKSLEGFLAAPPSPALRARVLSQLKTLEDRVVAQAQASLKRAEAQALSQAPAQVVSRLEAVRLKLKEALQEGIVEALRRIFLLSALFVGLSLVTLVFLPDLELSGGLGPRPSLE, from the coding sequence ATGAATCCCACACCGCAAGAGGTTCGCTTCACCATGATCGGGGTCCTGCTGGGGGTTTTGCTGGCGGCCCTGGACCAGACCATCGTGTCCACCGCCATGCCCCGCATTGTGGGAGAGCTTAGGGGAGCCGAGTACTACGCCTGGGTCACCACCAGCTACCTCCTCACCTCCACGGTTTCCGCTCCCATCTTTGGTAGGCTCACGGAGCTCTTCTCCCGCAAGGCGGTTTTGCTTTGGGCGGTAAGCCTTTTCCTTCTGGGTTCGGCCCTTTCTGGGCTATCCCAGAACATGACCCAGCTTATCCTCTTCCGGGGGCTGCAGGGGGTGGGGGGTGGGGCCCTTTTCGCCCTGGCCCTCACCACCATCGCTGTGCTCTTTCCCCCTCGCCAGCGGGGCAAGCTGGCGGGGGCTTTCGGGGCTATTTTCGGCCTTTCCTCCGCGGTGGGACCCTGGCTGGGTGGCCTCCTCACCGACCACCTTTCCTGGAGATGGGTTTTTTACATCAACATGCCCGTGGGGGCGGTGGCCCTGGGGTTCATCCTGCGCTACATGCCCCGGCTTCGGCCTGAAGGGCGGGAACCCTTCGACTTCCTGGGAGCCATGCTCCTCGTCCTCTGGACGGTGCCCCTAATGCTGGCCTTTTCCTGGGGAGGAAGCACCTACCCTTGGGGCAGTCCAGCGATCCTGGGGCTTTTCACCTGGGCTCTTCTGGGGCTTCTCCTTTGGATTTGGACGGAGACCCGGCTTCCCTACCCGCTTTTTGACCTCTCGGTTTTCCAGGGAAGGGTGTTCAGCCTCTCGGCGGTGGCGGCCTTCTTCTACGGCCCGGCCTTTCTGGGGGCGGTGGCCTTCCTGCCCCTATACCTGCAGGTGGTGAAGGGGGTTTCCGCCAGCCAAAGCGGGATCACCGTCCTGCCCTTGACCCTGGGCGTGGTGGTAGGAAGTTTGGGCGGCGGACAGCTCCTGGCCCGTTTCGGGCGGTACAAGGCCCTCCTCCTCACCAGCGCCGGGTTTCTGTTGGCCCTTTTCCTGGTTCTCCACTTCACCCTCACGGTGGGAACCCCTCTGGCGGAGGTGGTGGGTTTATTCTTCCTGCTGGGCCTTGGTTTGGGTCCAGCCCAGAGCGTCCTCAACATCGTGGCGCAAAGCGGCCTGCCCAAGGAACGCATGGGGAGTGGGACCAGCATGGTCCAGTTCATGCGCCAGATCGGGTCCACCATGGGGATTGCCCTGCTGGGGACCATCCTGGCTCAAAGCCTCACGGACCACCTCCAGGGTGCTTTTCCCTCGGGGACCTCCACCCCCGCCCTGAGCCGTGCGGGGGAGGGGATGGCCCTGGACCTGGACCGGGAGTTTGCCCGCCTCGAGGACCTGCTGGTAAGAGCCCTCAAGGGGGAGGAAGAAGCCTACCAGGCCTTGATGGCGGATCCCTTCCTGCCCGGGGATTTCAAGCGGTCCCTGAGGCCCGGGGGCATTCCCGCCCAGTTCGCCGAGGTCCAGGACCTGGTGGCCAAGGCCTTGCGAGGGGACGAAGGGGCGCGGAAGGCGGTTTGGGCGGATCCCACCTTGCCGCCCGAGATTAAGGTTTTTCTCCTCCCCGGCGGGGTGGCCCAGGGGACTCTCGCCTTGCTGGAGCGGATTTGGTCCGGGGATGGGGCGGCCAGGGAGGCCCTTTTCCAGCTGCCCTGGGGAAAAAGCCTCGAGGGGTTTCTTGCCGCACCTCCCTCCCCAGCCCTTAGGGCCCGGGTGTTGTCCCAGCTTAAAACCCTGGAGGACCGGGTGGTGGCCCAGGCGCAGGCTTCCTTGAAAAGGGCGGAGGCTCAGGCCCTATCCCAAGCGCCTGCCCAGGTGGTGTCCCGCCTCGAGGCGGTTCGGCTTAAGCTCAAGGAAGCCTTGCAGGAGGGCATCGTGGAGGCTCTCCGGCGGATCTTTCTCCTTAGCGCCCTCTTTGTTGGTCTTTCCCTCGTGACCCTGGTGTTTCTGCCGGACCTGGAGCTTTCGGGGGGCCTGGGGCCCCGGCCTTCGCTAGAGTGA